From one Anaerococcus prevotii DSM 20548 genomic stretch:
- a CDS encoding YgeY family selenium metabolism-linked hydrolase: protein MTEFKNIDFDAIKEKAGEYKEDMVAFLRDLIKLKGESCEEGDKAKRIKEEMEKLGYDKAWIDGQGNVLGEMGQGKRQIAFDGHIDTVGIGNIENWEFDPYDGFEDDNLIGGRGGSDQLGGPVSAVYGAKILKDLGYLNDEYRVLVTGTVQEEDCDGNCWLYMIEKEGIKPEFVVSTEPTDGGIYRGQRGRMEMRVDVQGVSCHGSAPERGDNAIYKMADILKEIEALNENPADDSVEIKGLVKMLDEKYNPEYKEANFLGRGTVTTSQIFFTSPSRCAVADSCSISLDRRMTAGETWESCIKEIEDLPSVKKHGAKVSMYDYKRASWTGLEYEQEAYFPTWVIPEDHEVTKALEDAYKNLYGDKRIAPPIAKEEEKRAARPLTDKWTFSTNGVAIMGRHNIPTIGFGPGAEDQAHAPNEVTFKQDLVTCAAVYAALPLVYTQENK, encoded by the coding sequence ATGACAGAATTTAAAAATATAGATTTTGATGCAATCAAAGAAAAAGCAGGAGAATACAAAGAAGACATGGTAGCTTTCCTAAGAGATTTGATCAAGCTAAAAGGCGAATCTTGTGAAGAAGGCGACAAGGCTAAAAGAATAAAAGAAGAAATGGAAAAGCTTGGCTACGACAAGGCTTGGATTGATGGTCAAGGAAACGTGCTCGGTGAAATGGGCCAAGGAAAAAGGCAAATTGCTTTTGACGGTCATATAGATACAGTAGGAATCGGAAACATCGAAAACTGGGAATTCGACCCATATGATGGATTCGAAGACGATAACCTTATAGGTGGACGTGGTGGATCTGACCAACTTGGTGGACCAGTATCTGCAGTATACGGAGCAAAAATCCTAAAAGACTTAGGCTATCTCAATGACGAATACAGAGTTCTAGTAACAGGAACAGTTCAAGAAGAAGACTGTGACGGAAACTGCTGGCTATACATGATCGAGAAAGAAGGAATCAAACCAGAATTTGTAGTATCAACAGAGCCAACCGACGGCGGAATCTACAGAGGACAAAGAGGAAGAATGGAGATGAGAGTAGACGTACAAGGAGTATCTTGTCACGGATCAGCTCCAGAAAGAGGAGACAACGCAATCTACAAGATGGCAGACATCCTCAAAGAAATCGAAGCCCTTAACGAAAACCCAGCTGACGATTCAGTAGAAATCAAGGGTCTAGTAAAGATGCTTGACGAAAAATACAACCCAGAATACAAAGAAGCAAACTTCCTAGGACGTGGAACAGTTACAACAAGCCAAATCTTCTTTACATCTCCATCAAGATGTGCAGTAGCAGACTCATGTTCAATCTCACTTGACAGAAGAATGACAGCAGGAGAAACTTGGGAGTCTTGTATCAAGGAAATAGAAGATCTACCTTCAGTTAAAAAACACGGTGCAAAAGTTTCTATGTATGACTACAAGAGAGCAAGCTGGACAGGACTAGAATATGAACAAGAAGCATACTTCCCAACATGGGTTATTCCAGAAGATCACGAAGTAACAAAAGCCCTAGAAGATGCCTACAAGAACCTATACGGAGATAAGAGAATTGCTCCTCCTATAGCAAAAGAAGAAGAAAAAAGAGCAGCTCGTCCACTAACAGACAAATGGACTTTCTCAACAAACGGTGTTGCAATCATGGGTCGTCACAACATCCCAACCATAGGATTTGGACCAGGAGCAGAAGACCAAGCCCACGCACCAAACGAAGTAACATTTAAACAAGACCTAGTAACCTGTGCTGCAGTATACGCAGCATTGCCACTAGTTTATACACAAGAGAATAAATAA
- the ygeW gene encoding knotted carbamoyltransferase YgeW gives MTADIKKLIDELSELDYENLFEDDFFHTWDKSQDELKAIWKTADIIRAMREENISPKIFDSGLGISLFRDNSTRTRFSFASACNLLGLEVQDLDESKSQIAHGETVKETANMISFMADVVGIRDDMYIGKGYKYMKDFSEYVKEGHEDGVLEQRPTLVNLQCDIDHPTQAMADLNHVIHEFGGIENLKGKKVAMTWAYSPSYGKPLSVPQGISGLFTRLGMDVVLAHPEGYEIMPEVEEIAKKNAEEYGGSFTVTNSMEDAFKDADIVYPKSWAPFAAMEERTKLYGEGDQKGIDELEQRLLEQNKEHMDWECTEEMMELTKDGKALYMHCLPADITGVSAEHGEVAESVFDRYRVPLYKEASFKPYIIAAMILLQKIENPEEKLRELVDKANKRIDK, from the coding sequence ATGACAGCAGACATCAAAAAACTAATCGACGAACTAAGTGAACTTGACTATGAAAACCTATTTGAAGATGACTTCTTCCATACATGGGATAAATCACAAGACGAACTAAAGGCAATCTGGAAGACAGCTGATATAATCAGAGCTATGAGAGAAGAAAATATCTCTCCAAAAATCTTTGATTCAGGACTTGGAATCTCACTATTTAGAGACAACTCTACAAGAACTAGATTCTCATTCGCATCAGCTTGTAATCTTCTAGGACTTGAAGTACAAGACCTTGACGAAAGCAAGAGCCAAATCGCTCACGGTGAAACAGTAAAAGAAACAGCAAACATGATTTCATTCATGGCAGATGTAGTAGGTATAAGAGATGACATGTATATCGGCAAAGGCTACAAATACATGAAAGACTTCTCTGAATATGTAAAAGAAGGTCACGAAGATGGAGTTCTAGAACAAAGACCAACTCTAGTAAATCTCCAATGTGATATTGACCACCCAACACAAGCTATGGCAGACCTTAACCACGTAATCCACGAATTCGGTGGAATCGAAAACCTAAAGGGCAAGAAAGTTGCAATGACTTGGGCTTACTCACCATCATATGGTAAACCACTATCAGTTCCACAAGGAATCTCAGGTCTATTTACAAGACTTGGAATGGACGTGGTTCTTGCTCACCCAGAAGGATACGAAATCATGCCAGAAGTTGAAGAAATAGCTAAGAAAAACGCTGAAGAATACGGTGGAAGCTTCACAGTTACAAACTCAATGGAAGATGCATTCAAGGATGCTGACATAGTATATCCAAAATCTTGGGCACCATTCGCAGCTATGGAAGAGAGAACAAAACTCTACGGCGAAGGTGACCAAAAGGGAATTGACGAACTAGAACAAAGACTACTAGAACAAAACAAAGAGCACATGGATTGGGAATGTACAGAAGAGATGATGGAGCTAACCAAAGACGGTAAGGCTTTATACATGCACTGCCTACCAGCAGATATCACAGGAGTTTCTGCAGAACATGGTGAAGTAGCTGAATCAGTATTTGATAGATATAGAGTTCCTCTATACAAAGAAGCAAGCTTCAAACCATACATCATAGCAGCAATGATCCTTCTACAAAAGATCGAAAATCCAGAAGAAAAACTAAGAGAATTAGTTGATAAGGCAAACAAGAGAATAGATAAATAA
- the dpaL gene encoding diaminopropionate ammonia-lyase, which translates to MEEQYKIVLNDISKREKASLDFINEEVVNTAQKFHESFPDYEPTPLVRLSNLAKQFGVKDIFVKDESYRFGLNAFKVLGGSFAIGKYIADKLGVDIEELPFEKMISDEVREKLGDITFVTATDGNHGRGVAWTANQLKQKCVVIMPDGSATERRDNIRALGAECDIMDGLNYDDCVRLANKNAEEKGWVMVQDTAWEGYEKIPTWIIEGYATLAKESNDQLKEAGLKPTHIFAQAGVGSFATGVTGYFSSVYEGEEKPFITIVEPEKANCNFITAKADDGKIHNVTGKMDTIMAGLACGEPVTVGWPVLHSYADAFLSVPDKAAARGMRILGNPLKDDKKIISGESGAATMGPLSEILQRKDLEEIKKDLKLDENSVILLISTEGDTDYAHYRRVVWDGIYPNEEEYTYSIQR; encoded by the coding sequence TTGGAAGAACAATATAAGATAGTACTAAATGATATTAGTAAAAGAGAAAAGGCTTCCCTAGATTTTATCAATGAGGAAGTTGTTAACACTGCACAAAAATTTCATGAGAGTTTCCCTGATTATGAGCCAACTCCACTGGTAAGACTAAGTAACCTCGCCAAGCAATTTGGTGTAAAGGATATCTTCGTAAAAGATGAATCTTACAGATTTGGTCTAAATGCCTTCAAGGTACTTGGTGGATCATTTGCCATTGGAAAATACATAGCTGATAAGTTGGGAGTTGATATCGAAGAATTACCATTTGAGAAAATGATTTCAGACGAAGTGCGAGAAAAGCTTGGGGATATTACCTTCGTAACAGCGACAGACGGAAACCACGGTAGGGGAGTAGCCTGGACTGCCAACCAACTTAAGCAAAAATGCGTGGTAATCATGCCAGATGGATCAGCTACAGAAAGACGTGACAACATCAGAGCCTTGGGAGCAGAATGCGACATAATGGATGGTCTCAACTACGATGACTGCGTTCGTCTTGCCAATAAGAACGCTGAGGAAAAAGGTTGGGTAATGGTTCAAGATACAGCTTGGGAAGGATACGAGAAGATTCCAACATGGATCATAGAAGGATATGCAACCCTTGCTAAGGAAAGTAACGACCAACTAAAAGAAGCAGGTCTTAAACCAACACACATCTTCGCTCAAGCCGGAGTAGGTTCTTTTGCAACAGGAGTTACCGGATATTTCTCTTCAGTATATGAGGGAGAAGAAAAGCCATTCATAACTATAGTAGAGCCAGAAAAAGCAAACTGTAACTTCATCACAGCTAAGGCAGATGATGGAAAGATCCACAATGTTACTGGCAAGATGGATACAATAATGGCAGGACTTGCTTGCGGTGAGCCTGTAACAGTAGGCTGGCCAGTACTTCACTCATATGCAGATGCCTTCCTATCAGTTCCAGATAAGGCAGCAGCAAGAGGAATGAGAATTCTAGGCAATCCTTTAAAGGACGACAAGAAGATAATCTCAGGAGAAAGTGGAGCAGCAACCATGGGTCCTCTCTCAGAAATCCTCCAAAGGAAAGATTTAGAAGAGATTAAAAAAGACCTAAAGCTTGACGAAAATTCAGTAATCCTTCTAATCTCAACAGAAGGGGATACAGACTACGCTCACTACAGAAGAGTAGTTTGGGATGGAATCTATCCAAACGAAGAAGAATACACATACTCAATACAAAGATAA
- a CDS encoding GntR family transcriptional regulator, which yields MTTQKANKIKRTFVKDEAYNILHDKIISGELTPYTQLKISELSKELGISRTPVREAILRLENEDLVISKANQWTMVAPIKVERLRDIYPLVLELESYALRENFDHITDEFIDELEKINKQIKMEHMNENIMRVIELDDDFHDLIVGLSPNKEIKPIIDRLKKRIKRFEIGFYQAKDSHKAPSTYDEHLILIESLRKRDLDKSLDALRKNWTTTITDESIEKISKLLNVEK from the coding sequence ATGACAACACAAAAAGCTAATAAAATAAAAAGAACCTTCGTCAAAGACGAAGCTTACAATATACTTCACGATAAGATTATTTCTGGAGAGCTTACTCCTTACACCCAACTTAAGATCTCTGAGCTTTCCAAAGAACTTGGGATTTCACGAACTCCGGTAAGAGAAGCCATCCTTAGGCTAGAAAACGAAGATCTGGTTATAAGCAAGGCCAATCAATGGACTATGGTCGCTCCAATCAAGGTAGAAAGGCTAAGAGATATCTACCCCTTAGTCCTTGAGCTTGAAAGCTACGCCTTAAGGGAGAACTTCGATCATATCACAGATGAATTCATAGATGAGCTTGAGAAGATCAACAAGCAAATCAAGATGGAGCACATGAACGAAAATATTATGAGAGTAATCGAGCTTGATGATGACTTCCACGACCTAATAGTAGGACTTTCTCCAAACAAGGAAATCAAACCTATTATAGATAGGCTTAAGAAGAGGATCAAAAGATTCGAAATAGGCTTCTATCAGGCCAAGGACTCCCACAAGGCCCCATCGACTTACGACGAGCACCTAATCTTAATAGAAAGCCTCAGAAAAAGAGACCTAGATAAGTCCCTAGATGCCTTAAGGAAAAACTGGACTACGACTATTACAGATGAGTCAATAGAAAAAATCAGCAAGCTTTTAAATGTTGAAAAATAA
- a CDS encoding MogA/MoaB family molybdenum cofactor biosynthesis protein: MRFTAGVLTISDRASSGVYEDKSGKVLVELLEDFGLEVRKYEIVADDFESIKEKLLAYTDEEISLILTSGGTGFSQRDITPEASLAVIEKRADGIVEAIRNESAKITPMAYLSRAVAGIRGKSLIINFPGSPKACRENFEIIRPFLFHGLETIAGCDKH; encoded by the coding sequence ATGAGATTTACGGCAGGAGTGCTTACGATTTCAGACAGGGCAAGCTCTGGAGTCTATGAGGATAAGAGCGGGAAGGTCCTGGTAGAATTACTAGAAGATTTCGGTCTAGAAGTTAGAAAATATGAGATAGTAGCAGATGATTTCGAAAGCATTAAGGAGAAATTATTAGCCTATACTGATGAAGAAATTTCCCTAATACTTACCAGCGGAGGCACAGGCTTTAGCCAAAGAGACATCACACCCGAGGCAAGCCTTGCCGTTATAGAAAAAAGAGCGGACGGCATAGTTGAAGCTATCAGGAATGAATCCGCAAAAATAACTCCTATGGCCTATCTATCAAGAGCTGTGGCAGGCATTAGGGGGAAGAGCTTAATCATAAACTTCCCAGGAAGCCCCAAGGCTTGTAGGGAGAACTTTGAAATCATAAGGCCCTTTCTATTCCACGGCCTTGAGACAATCGCAGGTTGTGACAAGCATTAA
- a CDS encoding molybdopterin-binding protein, whose amino-acid sequence MIEKIRVEDAVGLPLLHDFTAIMEDGFKGVLFKKGHVVEESDIEVLKDIGKDHIYVGELEEDQVHEEDAIDEISDNLFGANIEASDVSEGKINLTSKVKGLFVIDRTLLRKINEIGDYTITCKKSYTKVEEGDRLAGARIVPLWTERRQVERAKEILEAGPIFEVKEFKKLKVGCIITGDEVYYGRIKDAFRPVLREKLAEFGAEVLGYEFLPDDEDRLVATFEKFKEEGADLVIFTGGMSVDPDDITPRAIRETHAEVIVQGIPMQPGNMLMVARLGDTYLMGVPGASIHSKVTSFDFFLPRVFAGIDLKREDFLEIAEGGLL is encoded by the coding sequence ATGATAGAAAAAATTAGAGTAGAAGATGCAGTGGGCCTACCTCTCCTCCACGATTTTACAGCGATTATGGAAGATGGCTTTAAGGGTGTCTTGTTTAAGAAAGGGCATGTAGTCGAAGAATCTGACATCGAAGTCCTCAAAGATATCGGCAAGGATCATATCTATGTAGGAGAGCTAGAAGAAGACCAAGTCCATGAAGAAGACGCAATTGATGAAATTTCCGACAATCTCTTTGGTGCAAATATCGAAGCCTCTGATGTAAGTGAAGGAAAGATCAATCTTACAAGCAAGGTCAAGGGCCTTTTCGTTATAGATAGGACCCTTCTAAGAAAAATCAACGAAATCGGAGATTATACCATAACTTGCAAGAAATCCTACACTAAGGTAGAGGAAGGCGACAGGCTTGCTGGAGCGAGGATCGTTCCTCTCTGGACCGAGAGACGTCAAGTAGAAAGAGCCAAAGAGATTCTCGAAGCTGGTCCTATATTTGAAGTGAAGGAATTTAAAAAGCTTAAAGTAGGATGTATCATAACTGGCGATGAGGTCTATTATGGAAGGATCAAGGATGCCTTTAGGCCAGTCCTTAGAGAGAAATTAGCTGAGTTTGGGGCGGAAGTTTTAGGATATGAATTCCTCCCAGATGATGAAGATAGGCTTGTAGCTACTTTCGAGAAATTTAAAGAGGAAGGTGCGGACCTTGTGATATTTACCGGAGGAATGAGTGTCGACCCAGATGATATCACTCCAAGAGCCATTAGAGAAACTCACGCAGAGGTCATAGTTCAAGGAATCCCTATGCAGCCAGGAAATATGCTTATGGTCGCAAGGTTAGGAGATACCTATCTTATGGGAGTGCCTGGGGCAAGTATCCACTCAAAGGTTACAAGCTTTGACTTCTTCCTTCCTAGAGTCTTTGCAGGGATCGACCTAAAAAGAGAAGACTTCCTAGAAATAGCGGAAGGAGGGCTCTTATGA
- a CDS encoding MOSC domain-containing protein, translating into MKVISVNISEKKGTIKSPVPQIELKKNHGIVGDAHAGNWHRQVSLLAVESLEKMKEKIPSLKPGDFAENIMTEGISLHTLPIGTLLIIGECELEVTQIGKECHKGCEIRNITGECIMPTEGIFAIVRKEGTIYPEDEIRIGYDRKN; encoded by the coding sequence ATGAAAGTTATATCGGTTAATATAAGCGAGAAAAAGGGAACGATCAAAAGCCCCGTCCCTCAAATAGAACTTAAGAAAAACCACGGAATAGTGGGAGATGCCCATGCGGGAAACTGGCACAGGCAGGTATCTCTCTTAGCCGTGGAATCATTAGAGAAGATGAAGGAGAAAATCCCAAGTCTAAAGCCGGGAGACTTTGCAGAAAATATAATGACAGAGGGGATTAGCCTTCACACCCTTCCTATAGGGACACTTCTCATTATTGGAGAATGCGAGCTTGAAGTGACTCAAATCGGAAAAGAATGTCACAAGGGTTGTGAGATTAGAAACATAACGGGTGAATGTATAATGCCAACAGAAGGAATCTTTGCAATAGTAAGGAAGGAAGGCACGATCTACCCAGAAGATGAGATAAGGATAGGATATGATAGAAAAAATTAG
- the moaC gene encoding cyclic pyranopterin monophosphate synthase MoaC, which yields MDKFSHLDENGRARMVDVSKKKETDRLAIATAKVFLNEKTYTMVQNSEIEKGDVLTVAKVAGIMAAKNTANMIPMCHPINLTSIEIDFVMDDKTHTIEIRTSAKLNAKTGVEMEALTGASVAALTIYDMCKAVQKDIEIGEIKLLRKTGGKSGDYKNESYIG from the coding sequence ATGGATAAGTTTAGTCATTTGGATGAAAATGGAAGAGCGAGGATGGTTGACGTATCGAAGAAAAAGGAGACAGATAGGCTTGCTATAGCGACTGCCAAGGTCTTCTTAAATGAAAAGACCTACACTATGGTCCAAAACTCAGAAATCGAAAAGGGAGATGTCTTAACTGTCGCCAAGGTCGCAGGAATCATGGCTGCCAAAAACACTGCCAATATGATTCCTATGTGCCATCCCATCAATCTCACTTCTATAGAAATCGACTTTGTTATGGATGATAAGACTCATACAATCGAGATTAGGACTTCAGCAAAGCTTAATGCCAAGACAGGAGTCGAGATGGAGGCCCTTACGGGGGCGAGTGTGGCTGCCCTTACGATTTATGATATGTGCAAGGCAGTCCAGAAGGATATAGAAATTGGCGAGATCAAGCTTTTAAGAAAGACTGGCGGCAAGAGTGGAGATTACAAGAATGAAAGTTATATCGGTTAA
- the moaA gene encoding GTP 3',8-cyclase MoaA, which yields MKDQFGREISYLRISVTDRCNFRCKYCMGEDGIKLLRHEDILTFEEIVETAQIMAGLGIRKIRLTGGEPFARRGVMDLIKKLSQIPEIEDLAITTNGSMVYDKLESLKEYGISRINFSLDTLDREKFKLITGADLLEEVKRTIFKAIELDFKVKVNIVLIKGFNDKEIGDFLALTENNDIEVRFIELMPIGADLDFDRNNYKENLHILDGYRKKDLGFDGVARTFAIEGHKGRVGLISPLSHKFCKDCNRIRLTADGKLKACLHSREEISIKGLSFEEKKKLIGETIYKKPKSHRLGDFGSESVRTMSSIGG from the coding sequence ATGAAAGATCAATTTGGAAGAGAAATTTCATATCTTAGGATATCTGTCACCGACAGGTGTAATTTCAGGTGCAAATATTGCATGGGAGAAGATGGAATTAAGCTTCTTCGTCACGAGGACATCCTAACTTTCGAGGAGATAGTAGAAACAGCCCAGATTATGGCAGGTCTTGGTATTAGAAAGATTAGGTTAACTGGAGGCGAGCCTTTCGCAAGGCGAGGAGTGATGGATCTTATAAAGAAGCTATCTCAGATACCTGAGATAGAGGACTTGGCCATAACGACAAACGGGTCTATGGTTTATGACAAGCTGGAGTCCCTTAAGGAATACGGTATTTCTAGAATTAACTTTAGCCTGGATACCCTGGATAGGGAGAAATTTAAACTAATAACTGGAGCAGATCTCTTAGAAGAAGTGAAAAGAACTATCTTCAAGGCAATCGAACTTGACTTTAAGGTTAAGGTCAATATTGTCTTAATCAAGGGCTTTAATGATAAGGAAATAGGAGATTTCCTAGCCCTTACTGAAAATAACGATATTGAAGTAAGATTTATCGAGCTTATGCCAATCGGAGCGGACCTTGACTTTGATAGGAATAATTACAAGGAAAATCTCCATATCCTCGATGGATATAGGAAAAAGGACCTGGGCTTTGACGGAGTGGCGAGGACTTTTGCCATAGAAGGTCATAAGGGAAGGGTCGGTCTCATATCGCCCCTAAGCCACAAGTTCTGCAAGGACTGCAATAGGATTAGGCTTACTGCAGATGGGAAGCTTAAGGCCTGCCTGCACTCGAGAGAGGAGATATCTATCAAGGGCCTAAGCTTTGAAGAAAAGAAGAAATTAATTGGAGAAACTATTTACAAGAAGCCCAAAAGTCACAGGCTAGGTGATTTTGGCTCGGAAAGCGTACGAACAATGAGTTCTATAGGGGGATAG
- a CDS encoding sulfate/molybdate ABC transporter ATP-binding protein, translated as MLVCKIKKDFKNFKLDVDFEMENERLGFLGASGSGKSLTLKAIGGLIKPDSGKIILNGRTLFDSEKKINLKAQDRKVGYLFQDYALFPNFTVEENVKAGLRDRADITDKLKEMHIYHIKDKLPAYISGGERQRTALCRILVNKPDILLLDEPFSALDEFLKNSIEAEVLNIIRKYDLKTILVSHNKDEVYRMSDKIISISHGKSGGLKETRDFFENPTSLTEAKLIGINNFSDFEIVKDEIFLKAWGIRLKTKTKIKTEANLCALRSRDIILSDRALNDDFIKIQDFRLIENIDSFLIILNQDHKKYDDLRIEIDKEEYKEFHDGPKYFAIDSRKLLFLKEE; from the coding sequence ATGCTAGTGTGTAAGATAAAAAAGGACTTCAAGAATTTCAAGCTCGACGTGGATTTTGAGATGGAAAATGAGAGGCTGGGCTTTCTTGGAGCAAGTGGGTCGGGTAAAAGCCTAACCCTTAAGGCCATAGGAGGACTGATTAAGCCTGATTCAGGTAAGATTATCCTAAATGGAAGGACTCTTTTTGATTCAGAAAAGAAAATCAACCTAAAAGCTCAGGACAGGAAAGTGGGCTATCTCTTCCAGGACTACGCCCTTTTCCCCAACTTCACTGTAGAAGAAAATGTGAAAGCTGGTCTTAGAGATAGGGCCGATATCACAGATAAGCTAAAAGAGATGCACATCTACCATATCAAGGACAAGCTTCCAGCCTATATTTCCGGAGGAGAAAGACAGAGGACAGCCCTTTGTAGGATCCTTGTAAATAAGCCTGATATCTTACTTCTAGATGAACCCTTTTCAGCCCTGGATGAGTTTCTCAAAAATTCAATCGAGGCAGAAGTCTTAAATATTATCAGAAAATATGATCTTAAGACGATTCTGGTAAGCCATAACAAGGACGAAGTCTACAGGATGAGCGATAAGATAATAAGTATTAGCCATGGAAAAAGTGGAGGCCTAAAGGAAACGAGAGACTTTTTCGAAAATCCCACAAGCCTTACTGAGGCTAAGCTTATTGGAATAAATAACTTCTCGGATTTTGAGATTGTGAAGGACGAAATATTTCTTAAGGCTTGGGGTATAAGACTAAAAACTAAGACTAAGATTAAGACTGAAGCAAATCTATGTGCCCTAAGAAGTAGGGATATAATTTTAAGTGATAGGGCCTTGAATGACGACTTTATCAAAATCCAAGATTTTCGTCTAATAGAAAATATCGACTCCTTCCTTATAATTTTAAATCAAGACCATAAAAAATATGATGATTTGAGGATTGAAATAGATAAGGAAGAGTATAAAGAGTTTCACGATGGGCCAAAGTATTTTGCTATAGATAGCCGCAAGCTATTGTTTTTGAAAGAGGAATGA
- the modB gene encoding molybdate ABC transporter permease subunit has protein sequence MNLFPLYNSVRIALISCFFTFFLGIFLAYQVRKLNPTVKGFLDVILTLPLVLPPTVVGFFLLKSLGPNNYIGEFFARRDISLVMRWYSAVFATIIVTFPLMYRTSRGAFESFDMNLKYAAQTLGKSNTWIFWRIVLPSCKKEILAGLILSFARALGEYGATSMVSGFIPNKTATISTTVYQLWRIGQDSLAYKWVLINLAISFVVLLSLNLLESKEKNHASV, from the coding sequence ATGAATCTATTTCCCTTATATAATTCTGTTAGAATTGCTTTAATTTCTTGTTTTTTTACATTTTTTCTAGGGATATTTTTGGCTTATCAAGTAAGGAAGCTAAATCCAACGGTCAAGGGGTTCTTGGATGTGATCTTGACTCTACCCTTGGTCCTTCCTCCCACAGTTGTTGGGTTTTTCTTGCTTAAAAGTCTGGGTCCTAACAATTACATAGGAGAGTTTTTCGCGAGGAGGGATATCAGCCTAGTTATGAGATGGTATTCGGCGGTTTTTGCGACTATTATCGTAACTTTTCCCTTGATGTATAGGACTAGCAGGGGGGCTTTCGAGTCTTTTGATATGAATCTAAAATATGCCGCCCAGACTCTGGGCAAGTCCAATACTTGGATATTTTGGAGGATAGTCCTTCCATCTTGCAAGAAGGAGATTCTCGCAGGCCTTATCCTTTCCTTTGCTAGGGCCTTGGGGGAATATGGAGCGACTAGCATGGTTTCGGGATTCATTCCCAACAAGACTGCCACTATTTCAACTACGGTCTATCAGCTATGGAGGATAGGTCAGGATAGCCTTGCCTACAAGTGGGTTCTTATCAATCTAGCCATTTCCTTTGTAGTCTTGTTATCCCTAAATCTTCTAGAAAGTAAGGAGAAAAACCATGCTAGTGTGTAA
- the modA gene encoding molybdate ABC transporter substrate-binding protein: protein MKKMTGIFLALLFSVTLAACGAKAPAGEDVNDGKMSEKKKDDKSSEKTDLNVFAAASMTESLEDLKEVFEDENPGINLVFNFDSSGTLKTQIAEGADCDVFISAAQKQMDALDPNSDSKEGDITIDPSSRFDLLENEVTLAVREDSNKDITSFDDIKTDKVATIGLGNADVPVGQYSESLLKNMGIWEVIQDKISFGSNVKEVTSWLTEGAVDCGIIYSTDAKAAGLRIVDTADPDMLDKKVIYPAALIENSPNREAGEKFLEFLKTDRAREVFVKYGFKPAS from the coding sequence ATGAAAAAAATGACGGGAATCTTTTTAGCTTTGCTTTTTTCGGTAACGCTTGCAGCTTGTGGAGCCAAGGCACCTGCAGGAGAAGATGTGAATGATGGAAAGATGTCAGAAAAGAAGAAGGATGATAAATCAAGCGAGAAGACTGACCTCAATGTCTTTGCGGCGGCATCTATGACCGAGTCTTTAGAAGATTTGAAGGAAGTTTTCGAAGATGAAAATCCAGGAATTAATCTGGTGTTTAATTTCGACTCCTCTGGAACGCTTAAGACACAAATTGCTGAGGGGGCCGATTGTGATGTATTTATCTCAGCAGCTCAAAAGCAAATGGATGCACTCGATCCAAATAGCGATAGTAAAGAAGGGGATATTACAATCGATCCTTCTAGTAGATTTGACCTTCTAGAAAACGAAGTTACTCTTGCAGTAAGGGAAGATTCTAATAAAGATATTACATCGTTTGATGATATTAAGACAGATAAGGTCGCAACGATTGGACTGGGCAATGCCGATGTTCCCGTTGGTCAATATTCTGAATCTTTACTAAAGAATATGGGGATTTGGGAAGTGATTCAAGATAAGATTAGCTTCGGGTCAAATGTTAAGGAAGTTACTTCTTGGCTTACGGAAGGAGCTGTTGATTGCGGAATTATTTATTCGACAGATGCAAAGGCTGCAGGTCTAAGAATCGTAGATACGGCAGATCCTGATATGCTTGATAAGAAGGTGATTTATCCAGCAGCCCTTATCGAGAATTCTCCTAATAGGGAAGCGGGCGAGAAGTTTTTGGAATTTCTAAAGACCGATAGGGCAAGGGAAGTCTTTGTCAAATATGGTTTTAAGCCAGCAAGTTAG